From Thalassococcus sp. S3, one genomic window encodes:
- a CDS encoding acetoacetate--CoA ligase — protein sequence MTDARPILWTPSAARAEATRMAAFIRWLEADRGLTFADYNALWDWSVRDLDAFWQAIWDFFDLQASTQAQAVLTERKMPGAVWFPGAALNFADQMLRQAEKTPDATALIVQSESFGRSEMTWGTLRQAVANVAQHLSEMGVGQGDRVVAVLPNTETALIACLATISLGAVWSLCAPDMGHVAILDRFRQIEPKALIVQDGYVHAGKTVDRRDVLETIRAGLPTLKAAIYVPVVGDLPDGAVAWDALLQGDATYASTQVPFDHPVWVVYSSGTTGNPKPIVHGHGGILIEGAKQALHQDIGPGDRFCWLTSSGWIMWNAQFVAIGQGATVALFDGAPNHPDLMEVWRFAARERLSYFGAGAAFFTTCQKAGLAPGAEVDLSALRSIGATGSPLTSDGYEWVYGQVKSDVWLAPISGGTDLCGAFVGGNPMMPVRAGEMQCRFLGNAVRAFDEAGDALIGQVGELVCTEPLPSMPLYFWGDEDGSRLISSYYDTYPGIWRHGDWIEITPEGGSVIYGRSDATINRKGLRMGSAEIYQAVEGLDAVMDSLVVDLEFLGRESFMPLFVVPAPGVAVDEALKARINDAIRNAVSARFVPNEIVEIAEVPRTLSGKKLEVPVKKLLLGGDPTRVVNRDAMANPDSFDTFIAYATKRENT from the coding sequence ATGACAGATGCCCGTCCGATCCTGTGGACCCCGAGTGCCGCGCGCGCGGAGGCAACGCGCATGGCTGCCTTCATCCGCTGGCTCGAGGCGGACCGGGGGCTGACCTTCGCCGACTACAATGCGCTCTGGGACTGGAGCGTGCGGGATCTCGATGCCTTCTGGCAGGCGATTTGGGATTTCTTCGATCTGCAGGCCAGCACACAAGCGCAAGCGGTGCTGACCGAGCGCAAGATGCCGGGCGCGGTCTGGTTTCCGGGCGCCGCGCTGAACTTTGCGGACCAGATGCTGCGGCAGGCCGAAAAGACGCCGGATGCCACCGCATTGATCGTCCAGTCCGAAAGCTTCGGGCGGTCGGAGATGACGTGGGGCACGCTCAGGCAAGCGGTGGCCAACGTGGCGCAGCATCTCAGCGAGATGGGCGTGGGGCAGGGCGACCGGGTGGTCGCTGTTCTGCCCAACACCGAAACCGCACTCATCGCCTGCCTCGCCACGATCAGCCTGGGCGCTGTCTGGTCGCTTTGCGCGCCCGATATGGGACATGTCGCGATCCTCGACCGGTTTCGGCAGATCGAGCCCAAGGCGCTGATCGTTCAGGACGGATATGTTCATGCCGGCAAGACCGTCGACCGTCGAGACGTGCTGGAGACGATCCGCGCAGGCCTGCCCACACTGAAAGCTGCGATCTATGTGCCGGTGGTGGGGGATCTGCCGGACGGGGCAGTGGCCTGGGATGCGCTGCTGCAAGGCGATGCGACTTATGCCAGTACACAGGTACCATTCGATCACCCGGTCTGGGTGGTCTATTCCTCGGGCACGACGGGCAATCCCAAGCCTATCGTGCATGGCCATGGCGGCATCCTGATCGAAGGGGCCAAACAAGCGCTTCATCAGGATATCGGGCCGGGCGACCGGTTCTGCTGGCTCACCTCGTCGGGCTGGATCATGTGGAACGCGCAATTCGTAGCCATAGGGCAGGGGGCGACCGTGGCCCTGTTCGACGGCGCCCCCAACCATCCCGACCTGATGGAGGTCTGGCGTTTCGCTGCCAGAGAAAGACTGAGCTATTTCGGCGCGGGGGCGGCGTTCTTCACGACATGCCAGAAAGCGGGGCTGGCGCCCGGGGCCGAGGTGGACCTGTCCGCCCTCCGCTCCATCGGGGCCACGGGATCGCCGTTGACCTCCGACGGCTATGAATGGGTCTACGGCCAGGTGAAATCCGACGTCTGGCTTGCGCCCATCTCGGGCGGCACGGATCTGTGCGGCGCCTTCGTGGGCGGCAACCCGATGATGCCGGTGCGGGCGGGCGAGATGCAGTGCCGGTTCCTCGGCAACGCCGTGCGCGCCTTTGACGAGGCCGGAGACGCGTTGATCGGGCAGGTGGGTGAACTGGTCTGTACCGAACCGCTCCCCTCCATGCCGCTTTACTTCTGGGGTGATGAGGATGGCAGCCGCCTGATCTCAAGCTATTACGACACCTATCCCGGCATCTGGCGCCATGGCGACTGGATCGAGATCACGCCGGAAGGCGGGTCGGTCATCTATGGCCGTTCGGACGCCACGATCAACCGCAAGGGTCTGCGCATGGGCAGCGCGGAGATCTATCAGGCGGTGGAGGGGCTGGACGCGGTGATGGACAGTCTCGTAGTCGATCTGGAGTTTCTGGGCCGCGAGAGCTTCATGCCGCTTTTCGTCGTGCCCGCGCCGGGTGTTGCCGTCGATGAGGCCTTGAAAGCCCGGATCAACGATGCGATCCGAAACGCGGTCTCGGCGCGGTTCGTGCCCAACGAGATCGTGGAGATCGCCGAAGTCCCACGCACGCTGTCGGGCAAGAAACTGGAAGTGCCGGTGAAGAAACTGCTTTTGGGAGGCGACCCGACCCGCGTAGTCAATCGCGACGCGATGGCCAACCCGGACAGTTTTGATACGTTCATTGCCTATGCCACCAAGAGGGAAAATACATGA
- a CDS encoding serine hydrolase — protein sequence MARLIDDLAGFDRQRLGWIADWMQRYVDKRRFAGCSVLIQRHGQEVFYHQTGQRNLEADLPFERDTVVRLYSMTKPITSVAIMILAERGLFHLEAPLSAFIPAFKDMHCLIADAQRIDQTAPCATPTLHQLLTHTSGLSYPFNPGLLPQAMDEAKMIFGPKQGPLERVADSLADFPLAFAPGKRWEYSVATDVLGRVVEVVSGKSLATFFADEIFAPLGMTETAFRVPEHVGDRFAALYTPLEGNAMALNEAKTGGETLRLADAPETSALHETVTYSGGGGLVGTIDDYMRFAEMLRQGGQAGEERLLSPRTLSFMMRNHLPGDIASMGPQSFAEQPMEGMGFGLGGAVVLDPGRARSPGSIGDFSWGGMASTFFWVDPVEDLSVVFFTQLSPSSAYPARPELKALVHGALVR from the coding sequence ATGGCACGTTTGATCGACGATTTGGCCGGTTTCGACCGGCAGAGGCTGGGCTGGATTGCCGACTGGATGCAGCGCTATGTGGACAAGCGGCGCTTTGCCGGCTGCAGCGTCCTGATCCAGCGGCACGGGCAGGAGGTGTTCTATCACCAAACCGGGCAGCGTAACCTTGAAGCCGATCTGCCGTTTGAACGTGACACGGTCGTACGGCTTTATTCGATGACCAAGCCAATCACCTCTGTCGCGATCATGATATTGGCAGAGCGAGGGCTTTTCCATCTCGAAGCGCCTTTGTCGGCATTCATCCCCGCCTTCAAGGACATGCACTGCCTGATCGCGGACGCCCAGCGGATCGATCAGACAGCGCCCTGCGCCACGCCGACGCTGCATCAGTTGCTGACGCATACCAGCGGCCTCAGCTATCCGTTCAACCCAGGCCTGCTGCCGCAGGCGATGGACGAGGCCAAGATGATCTTTGGCCCCAAGCAGGGGCCGCTGGAGCGCGTCGCCGACAGCCTCGCGGACTTCCCGCTTGCCTTCGCGCCGGGCAAGAGGTGGGAATATTCCGTCGCGACCGACGTACTGGGACGGGTGGTGGAGGTCGTGTCCGGCAAATCGCTGGCGACGTTCTTCGCGGATGAGATCTTTGCCCCGCTTGGCATGACCGAAACCGCCTTCCGCGTGCCCGAGCACGTGGGCGACCGTTTTGCCGCGCTTTACACACCGCTCGAAGGCAACGCGATGGCGCTGAACGAGGCCAAGACGGGCGGGGAGACACTACGCCTTGCTGACGCGCCCGAGACGTCGGCACTGCACGAGACTGTCACCTATTCCGGCGGCGGCGGGTTGGTCGGCACAATCGACGACTACATGCGCTTTGCCGAGATGCTGCGGCAGGGTGGACAGGCGGGCGAAGAACGGCTGCTGAGCCCACGCACACTGAGCTTCATGATGCGCAACCATCTGCCCGGCGACATCGCGTCGATGGGGCCGCAAAGCTTTGCCGAACAGCCCATGGAGGGCATGGGCTTTGGTCTGGGCGGCGCGGTGGTTCTGGATCCGGGCCGCGCCCGCTCGCCGGGCAGCATCGGTGATTTCAGTTGGGGCGGGATGGCGTCGACCTTCTTCTGGGTCGATCCGGTGGAAGATCTGTCGGTCGTCTTTTTCACCCAGCTTTCGCCATCAAGCGCCTATCCCGCGCGGCCTGAACTCAAGGCTCTGGTTCATGGAGCATTGGTGCGATGA
- a CDS encoding MFS transporter — translation MTETAPSDQPPIGAKVALVLGLALMAMGQTVLFALLGPVSRELGLTEIMVGGIISLAAVTVVLGSPWWGRRVDRWGRRPVFLMATCGLGVTTFLFALTLQAGLAGLWTGVTAFALLALARMIYGFAVTGAQPAAAAWMADNTTAEERTGGMALIGAAFGLGAILGPTLAWLMSGLPLLAPLYLIAGLALCATLLAWLTLPETVPVEAAMAQHLSPTDPRLRGTLLIVLTAFIVVASIQQSVAFYVQDTAGLDAAGTAARVGQAMAVLALLMFLTQGGIAALKPDPRRLIPLGAAIGCAGCVVLALWPSHVGVLLAHALFGLGFGAIIPGLQGRASLAVGPQEQGATGGLVAAGMAAGYAIGPVFGTALYTVLPVLPYLVGAGLMAGVVVATLPAILRRRGDDIGSGTVDGPSGP, via the coding sequence GTGACCGAGACCGCACCATCCGACCAACCGCCCATTGGCGCAAAGGTTGCGCTTGTTCTGGGGCTGGCGCTGATGGCGATGGGCCAGACCGTCCTGTTCGCGCTTCTGGGGCCCGTCTCGCGCGAGTTGGGTCTGACGGAGATCATGGTGGGCGGCATCATCTCGCTGGCTGCGGTGACCGTGGTCCTGGGCTCGCCATGGTGGGGCCGCCGTGTTGATCGTTGGGGCCGTCGGCCTGTCTTTCTGATGGCGACGTGCGGCCTGGGTGTGACAACGTTTTTGTTCGCCCTCACGCTTCAGGCGGGGCTGGCCGGGCTTTGGACTGGCGTCACGGCCTTTGCGCTGCTCGCACTGGCCCGAATGATCTATGGCTTCGCGGTGACAGGCGCGCAACCGGCCGCCGCCGCCTGGATGGCGGACAACACCACCGCCGAAGAACGCACCGGAGGAATGGCCCTGATCGGCGCGGCGTTCGGTCTTGGGGCGATCCTGGGACCGACACTGGCCTGGCTGATGTCGGGTCTGCCGCTCCTGGCGCCGCTTTATCTGATCGCAGGACTGGCGCTCTGCGCCACTCTGCTCGCTTGGCTGACCCTGCCAGAAACCGTCCCGGTCGAGGCGGCCATGGCCCAGCATCTGTCGCCCACCGACCCACGGCTGCGCGGCACCCTTCTGATCGTACTGACGGCCTTTATCGTCGTCGCCAGCATCCAGCAATCCGTCGCTTTCTACGTTCAGGATACCGCCGGTCTCGACGCCGCCGGGACCGCTGCCCGGGTGGGCCAGGCGATGGCGGTTCTGGCGCTGCTGATGTTTCTGACCCAGGGGGGCATCGCGGCGCTGAAGCCGGACCCAAGGCGGCTGATCCCGCTTGGTGCAGCGATCGGATGCGCGGGATGCGTTGTGTTGGCATTGTGGCCTTCGCATGTGGGGGTGCTGCTGGCCCATGCCCTATTCGGGCTGGGGTTCGGAGCGATCATTCCGGGTCTTCAGGGGCGCGCATCGCTTGCGGTCGGCCCCCAGGAACAGGGCGCGACGGGCGGCCTGGTGGCGGCTGGCATGGCGGCGGGCTATGCCATCGGGCCGGTCTTTGGAACGGCGCTTTACACGGTCTTGCCTGTGTTGCCGTATCTGGTCGGGGCCGGGTTGATGGCCGGTGTCGTGGTCGCAACCCTGCCTGCAATTCTGCGAAGGCGCGGTGACGATATTGGATCGGGGACGGTGGACGGCCCGTCCGGCCCTTAA
- a CDS encoding DUF6552 family protein encodes MPSDTLALVPPRERLVFAVKWGASAVQIMGYTATGFGWTPWNLYLFLVGVVGWFAVGALWNDKALMLVHLVALGAMIAGMTSG; translated from the coding sequence GTGCCGTCTGACACCTTGGCGCTTGTCCCACCGCGCGAGCGCCTGGTTTTCGCGGTCAAATGGGGTGCATCCGCCGTTCAGATCATGGGATACACCGCGACGGGGTTTGGCTGGACCCCCTGGAACCTCTACCTATTTCTTGTCGGCGTCGTAGGATGGTTCGCCGTCGGCGCATTATGGAACGACAAGGCGCTCATGCTTGTCCACCTGGTCGCGCTCGGCGCGATGATTGCCGGCATGACCAGCGGCTGA
- a CDS encoding SDR family oxidoreductase, with the protein MSAPTALIVGAGDYIGAAIAKRFASGGFTVCLGRRNGDKLASLVADIEASGGVAHGFTLDARDEESVTSVFADIEKTVGPLDLVIFNVGGNVRFPIRETTARVYRKVWEMACFAGFLTGREAAKYMVPRGKGSIFFTGATASLRGSAGFAAFSSAKWGLRALAQSMARELGPENIHVAHLVIDAGVDTAFVRDIRRQQGLEADDIPEDVLMNPTSVAEAYWTLYHQSRDAWTFEMDLRPYGESW; encoded by the coding sequence GTGAGCGCGCCCACCGCGCTGATCGTCGGCGCCGGGGACTACATAGGGGCCGCGATTGCCAAACGTTTCGCATCGGGCGGCTTCACCGTTTGTCTGGGGCGGCGGAACGGAGACAAGCTTGCCTCGCTGGTGGCGGACATCGAGGCTTCGGGCGGTGTGGCGCATGGCTTTACCCTGGACGCGCGGGACGAAGAAAGCGTGACCTCTGTCTTTGCGGATATCGAAAAAACCGTTGGTCCCCTTGATCTTGTGATCTTCAACGTTGGCGGCAACGTGCGCTTTCCGATCCGCGAGACCACGGCGCGGGTCTATCGCAAGGTCTGGGAGATGGCCTGTTTCGCGGGCTTCCTGACAGGTCGTGAAGCCGCTAAGTATATGGTTCCACGCGGAAAAGGCAGCATCTTCTTCACCGGCGCGACGGCATCTTTGCGGGGAAGCGCCGGGTTTGCGGCCTTCTCTTCCGCGAAATGGGGCCTGCGGGCGCTGGCGCAGAGCATGGCGCGGGAATTGGGGCCGGAGAACATTCACGTGGCACATCTTGTGATCGATGCCGGTGTGGACACGGCATTTGTACGCGATATCCGGCGGCAGCAGGGGTTGGAGGCGGATGACATTCCGGAGGATGTGTTGATGAACCCGACCTCGGTGGCGGAGGCCTACTGGACGCTTTACCACCAGTCGCGCGACGCCTGGACCTTTGAGATGGATCTGCGACCCTATGGAGAGAGCTGGTAA
- a CDS encoding 2-hydroxychromene-2-carboxylate isomerase, translating into MQEIEFLYDFGSPNAYFVHKVLPGMAAKHGATLRYEPILLGGVFKATNNQPPMMAFGNVAGKVAYMRKEIERFIARYQVPFKMNPNFPVMTVALMRGAIYARGKDWENKYIDTVFDAMWRAEEKMDDPEVMHRVLANAGLPADKIAEAIQTQDIKGALIETTSKAVDRGVFGAPTMFVGEEMFFGKDALDDLDWWLGKG; encoded by the coding sequence ATGCAAGAGATTGAATTTCTTTATGATTTCGGCAGTCCGAATGCCTATTTCGTCCATAAGGTCCTGCCCGGTATGGCGGCAAAGCACGGCGCAACGCTGCGCTATGAGCCGATCCTTTTGGGCGGCGTATTCAAGGCCACGAACAACCAGCCGCCGATGATGGCTTTTGGCAATGTTGCCGGCAAGGTGGCCTATATGCGCAAGGAGATCGAGCGGTTCATCGCGCGGTATCAGGTGCCGTTCAAGATGAACCCGAACTTTCCCGTCATGACCGTCGCACTGATGCGTGGTGCGATTTATGCACGCGGAAAAGATTGGGAAAACAAATATATAGACACCGTATTTGATGCGATGTGGCGCGCGGAAGAGAAAATGGATGATCCCGAGGTGATGCATCGCGTGCTCGCAAACGCCGGCCTGCCGGCGGACAAGATCGCCGAAGCGATCCAGACACAGGACATCAAGGGCGCACTGATCGAGACGACCTCGAAGGCCGTTGACCGAGGCGTATTCGGAGCCCCGACAATGTTCGTGGGGGAAGAGATGTTCTTTGGAAAAGACGCACTCGACGACCTGGACTGGTGGTTGGGCAAGGGCTGA
- a CDS encoding Lrp/AsnC family transcriptional regulator: protein MDLDRTDRQILALLSKNVRITNKELADAVGLSPSSVHERTKRLFSSGIVSGAHLDIDLGQLGFSMKALLFVQMSEHEKTNLDAFVQDVLEFAEVRSAWMISGRFDAIVELVARDTTHLHRVVVEKFSSREEVHRIETSIVFDGAEQHDLSAVLELST, encoded by the coding sequence ATGGATTTGGACCGAACGGATCGACAAATTCTTGCACTTCTTTCGAAGAACGTTCGGATCACCAATAAGGAGTTGGCCGACGCAGTGGGCTTATCGCCATCCAGCGTGCACGAGAGAACCAAGCGTCTCTTCAGCAGCGGAATAGTTTCAGGTGCCCATCTCGACATCGATCTTGGTCAGCTGGGCTTCTCAATGAAGGCGCTCTTGTTCGTCCAGATGTCGGAACATGAGAAAACCAACCTCGACGCCTTTGTCCAAGACGTGCTGGAATTCGCCGAGGTCCGTTCAGCTTGGATGATCAGTGGGAGGTTTGACGCAATCGTCGAGTTGGTAGCACGAGATACGACACATCTGCATCGTGTCGTCGTTGAGAAGTTCTCCTCACGGGAAGAGGTTCATCGGATAGAAACATCGATCGTTTTCGATGGCGCTGAGCAACACGACCTTTCGGCCGTGCTGGAGCTGAGCACCTAA
- a CDS encoding glutathione S-transferase family protein gives MKLYFAPDSRAVRVAWALEELGLDYEIETFQLGDKAMRAPDYLKVHPMGRVPALEDGDVTLFESGAILQYLLARYDPDHRLSTSPDHPDFPAYLQWFHYAEGMVMPPVNSITVETVLLPPERRSEVHAKRALKLLGQMLTAVERHVDGREFLAGAFSGADIMTGSAVMVARRMGADFSDKPNLAAYAERLAARPALQKANTL, from the coding sequence ATGAAGCTCTATTTCGCACCCGACAGCCGCGCGGTGCGCGTGGCCTGGGCTTTGGAGGAGTTGGGCCTTGATTACGAGATCGAGACATTCCAGCTGGGCGACAAAGCGATGCGCGCGCCGGATTATCTGAAAGTGCATCCGATGGGACGGGTCCCCGCCCTTGAGGACGGGGATGTCACATTGTTCGAAAGCGGTGCAATCCTGCAATATCTTCTGGCGCGTTACGACCCGGATCATCGCTTGAGCACCTCGCCGGATCACCCTGATTTTCCAGCGTATTTACAGTGGTTCCACTATGCGGAAGGTATGGTCATGCCGCCCGTGAACTCCATCACGGTCGAGACGGTCCTGCTGCCGCCCGAACGGCGCAGCGAGGTACATGCCAAGCGTGCGCTCAAGCTGCTTGGGCAAATGCTGACGGCGGTTGAGCGGCATGTGGACGGGCGCGAATTCCTCGCCGGTGCCTTTTCAGGCGCCGATATCATGACAGGATCTGCAGTGATGGTCGCCCGCCGCATGGGCGCGGACTTCTCCGACAAACCGAACCTTGCCGCCTATGCCGAGAGGCTCGCCGCGCGCCCGGCCCTACAGAAGGCCAACACGCTGTGA
- a CDS encoding LysR substrate-binding domain-containing protein — translation MVKLPPLSSLRAFDAAGRRLSFRAAADELGVTQGAVAQQVRQLEAHLDVTLFERVPKGLAFTSIGRRYHSRVAAVFADLRSATADLKPEPNKVLISVTPTFAAKWLIPNLPDFTAAHPSIDLRILATEKVSSFHSDGIDLAVRQGSPPFGASLDVTLLFKQSLIAVAAPQFAKTGGTRLDPETLAKQPKIHDTHDLWPSYLADLGVRDQSPRDLRLSQTSLAVDAAIAGQGVALVSRFLVAHDLEAGRLVEVGTAWDAGGSDFYVLMPRTAKKNEAVATVMAWLKARSAEES, via the coding sequence ATGGTCAAACTCCCTCCTCTCAGCAGCTTGCGTGCATTCGATGCAGCGGGCCGTCGCCTCAGTTTCCGCGCGGCGGCCGATGAGTTGGGCGTCACGCAAGGGGCCGTTGCGCAGCAGGTACGCCAACTGGAAGCGCATCTGGATGTCACGCTGTTTGAACGGGTGCCGAAGGGTCTTGCCTTCACATCGATCGGGCGCCGCTATCATAGCCGGGTGGCTGCAGTGTTTGCCGATCTACGATCCGCAACCGCCGACCTGAAGCCGGAGCCCAACAAGGTCCTTATCAGCGTCACGCCAACCTTTGCGGCCAAATGGTTGATCCCCAATCTGCCGGATTTCACAGCGGCTCATCCGAGTATTGATCTGCGGATCTTGGCGACGGAGAAAGTGTCGAGCTTTCACAGTGACGGGATTGACCTGGCCGTGCGCCAGGGATCGCCGCCGTTTGGCGCATCATTGGACGTTACGCTTTTGTTCAAGCAATCGCTTATCGCGGTCGCGGCGCCACAATTTGCGAAGACGGGTGGAACGCGCCTTGATCCGGAAACCCTAGCCAAACAGCCGAAGATCCATGACACCCATGATCTTTGGCCAAGCTATCTTGCTGATTTGGGCGTAAGGGACCAATCTCCCCGCGACCTTCGCCTGAGCCAAACGTCTCTGGCCGTTGATGCGGCCATCGCCGGGCAAGGTGTCGCTTTGGTAAGCCGGTTTCTGGTGGCTCATGACCTGGAAGCTGGACGTTTGGTCGAGGTTGGTACCGCTTGGGATGCGGGCGGAAGTGACTTCTATGTCCTCATGCCGCGCACTGCCAAGAAAAATGAGGCGGTGGCCACGGTCATGGCGTGGCTCAAGGCGCGCTCCGCCGAGGAGAGCTGA
- a CDS encoding DUF2000 family protein, whose translation MFDTKIALVVQKDLLAWQKLNVTAFLTSGVLGADTDLLGERYEDANGKTYRPLIVQPMIVLATDGAGLKRIHARALTRGVDMAIYIEEMFKTGHDAANRAAVKDFGTENLNLVGLALRHDKKTVDKITKGAKMHP comes from the coding sequence ATGTTTGACACGAAAATTGCACTGGTCGTGCAAAAGGATCTGCTAGCCTGGCAGAAGTTGAATGTCACAGCGTTCCTGACCAGCGGCGTCTTAGGCGCGGACACGGACCTTCTTGGGGAACGTTACGAGGATGCAAACGGGAAGACCTATCGCCCATTGATCGTCCAACCGATGATCGTGCTCGCTACGGACGGGGCGGGCCTGAAAAGGATCCACGCGCGTGCACTTACCCGAGGCGTCGATATGGCGATCTATATTGAGGAGATGTTCAAAACTGGTCATGACGCCGCAAATCGCGCAGCGGTCAAAGATTTCGGGACAGAAAACCTGAACCTTGTTGGCCTTGCGCTCCGTCATGACAAAAAGACCGTCGACAAGATAACCAAGGGCGCGAAGATGCATCCTTGA
- a CDS encoding SDR family oxidoreductase — MSVEKVALVTAGGSGMGADAARRLASDGFKVGILSSSGKGEALGLELGGFGVTGSNLDGDALTALVEGAKERWGRVDVLVNSAGHGPKGPVLEISDEEWHQGMDVYLMNVIRPTRLVTALMQGQGGGTIINVSTFAAFEPDPLFPTSGVFRAGLAAFTKLYSDQYASQNIRMNNVLPGFIDSLPETEDRKARIPMGRYGLASEVSSLISWLASDEGAYMTGQNLRIDGGLTRAV; from the coding sequence ATGTCAGTAGAAAAAGTGGCGCTTGTTACAGCAGGCGGCAGCGGCATGGGGGCAGATGCTGCGCGCAGATTGGCGAGCGATGGTTTCAAGGTCGGCATCCTGTCCTCCTCCGGCAAGGGCGAAGCGCTTGGGCTTGAGCTGGGCGGATTTGGCGTGACCGGCTCCAATCTTGACGGCGATGCTTTGACCGCTTTGGTTGAGGGCGCAAAGGAGCGCTGGGGACGGGTCGATGTCTTGGTCAACTCTGCGGGCCACGGGCCGAAAGGTCCGGTTCTGGAGATAAGCGACGAAGAGTGGCACCAGGGCATGGACGTCTATCTGATGAACGTGATCCGCCCGACACGGCTCGTCACCGCGCTGATGCAAGGGCAGGGCGGTGGGACCATCATCAACGTCTCAACCTTTGCCGCGTTTGAGCCGGATCCGCTCTTTCCAACGTCAGGCGTCTTCCGGGCCGGGCTTGCTGCGTTTACCAAGCTGTATTCAGACCAATATGCGTCCCAGAACATCCGCATGAACAATGTCCTTCCGGGTTTCATTGACAGCCTGCCCGAAACCGAAGACCGCAAGGCGCGCATTCCCATGGGGCGTTACGGCTTGGCGTCCGAGGTCTCCTCTCTCATCTCGTGGCTCGCCTCGGACGAGGGCGCCTACATGACGGGCCAAAACCTGCGCATCGATGGGGGATTGACCCGTGCCGTCTGA
- a CDS encoding enoyl-CoA hydratase/isomerase family protein, with protein sequence MDRTGLARIAHEGGVAEVSLSRAPVNALTPDFLNDFKSLMQELEADTAVRAILLTSPFKVFSAGLDLKEAQGLDQAGQAAIAAGLNHGFLSLFACAKPTVAAVNGAAIAGGLFFVLASDVRIATAKARFGLAEVRVGVDFPIGPMEIARATLSTNDLRRLMLTGQPIGADTAERAGIVDAVVTEDELRTRALDEAHALARIPPKAYAAVKGQIRGETIAAIKTQMDKADPQAGWFTEETAPAMRRMIG encoded by the coding sequence ATGGATCGAACCGGATTGGCGCGGATCGCGCATGAGGGCGGCGTGGCGGAGGTGTCGTTGAGCCGCGCGCCCGTCAATGCACTAACGCCCGATTTTCTGAATGACTTCAAATCTTTGATGCAGGAGCTTGAGGCAGATACCGCCGTTCGCGCGATCCTGTTGACGAGCCCGTTCAAGGTATTCTCGGCCGGTCTGGACCTGAAGGAGGCGCAGGGCCTTGATCAGGCCGGGCAGGCCGCCATCGCGGCCGGTCTGAACCACGGATTTCTGAGCCTCTTTGCCTGCGCCAAGCCCACGGTTGCGGCGGTGAACGGCGCGGCCATTGCGGGCGGGCTGTTCTTTGTTCTGGCCAGCGATGTCCGCATCGCCACAGCCAAGGCCCGCTTTGGCCTGGCGGAGGTTCGGGTGGGTGTCGATTTTCCCATCGGCCCGATGGAGATCGCCCGCGCCACGCTGTCGACCAACGACCTGCGCCGCCTGATGCTGACCGGGCAACCGATCGGCGCGGATACGGCGGAACGCGCGGGGATCGTCGATGCTGTTGTAACCGAAGACGAATTGCGGACGCGCGCCCTTGATGAAGCCCACGCGCTTGCCCGCATCCCGCCCAAGGCCTATGCGGCGGTGAAAGGGCAGATCCGGGGCGAGACGATTGCGGCGATCAAAACACAGATGGACAAGGCCGATCCGCAGGCAGGTTGGTTTACGGAAGAAACCGCACCGGCCATGCGCCGCATGATAGGTTAG